A single region of the Carnobacterium viridans genome encodes:
- a CDS encoding PTS transporter subunit EIIC — MNNKEIAEKILELIGGTKNVQSVTHCATRLRISTNDKDKIDMKGVEAIDKVKGSFFNSGQYQVILGTGLVNKVYDEFVRLIDKPSNQVMDSSNEDQKMTFQKAIRIFGDVFVPIIPVLVATGLFMGLRGLLTQEAVLGLIGLTPEAIPQQFLMFTQILTDTAFAFLPALVAWSTFRIFGGTPVLGIVLGLMLVSSVIPNAYEVGQQTAEPLIFFGFIKVVGYQGSVLPAFVTGILGSKIEIFLRKKIPDSLDLILTPFLTLLIGLILALFIIGPIFHEVELGVLHAVEFLLNLPFGIGGLIYGSFGQLLGIFGIHHILNFLEISMLGQDGWNYLNPIGTCGNIAQAGAVLAVAIKSTSPKMKQIAFPSAFSAALGITEPAVFGVTLRLVKPFLMAMIGGGVGGFLASIFNLRATGMALTGIPGTLLYLNEQLPLYILVNIVAFAVSFGLTWTFGYKKEQEL, encoded by the coding sequence ATGAATAACAAGGAAATCGCTGAAAAAATATTAGAATTGATTGGTGGCACTAAAAATGTTCAATCTGTAACGCACTGTGCGACAAGACTTCGAATTAGTACTAATGATAAGGATAAAATTGATATGAAAGGCGTAGAAGCTATTGACAAAGTAAAAGGCAGCTTCTTTAATTCAGGTCAATATCAAGTGATTTTAGGTACTGGTTTAGTGAATAAAGTATATGATGAATTTGTTCGTTTGATAGATAAACCAAGTAATCAAGTAATGGATTCTTCAAATGAAGATCAAAAAATGACTTTTCAAAAAGCGATTCGAATTTTTGGGGATGTATTTGTTCCAATCATACCTGTATTGGTCGCAACTGGTTTGTTCATGGGATTACGAGGCTTGCTTACGCAGGAGGCTGTATTAGGACTTATAGGTTTAACTCCGGAAGCCATTCCACAACAATTTTTAATGTTTACTCAAATTTTAACGGATACTGCATTTGCATTCTTACCAGCATTAGTAGCCTGGTCTACCTTTAGAATTTTTGGTGGTACACCTGTCTTGGGAATCGTTTTAGGATTAATGCTAGTAAGCTCAGTAATTCCAAATGCTTATGAAGTAGGGCAACAAACAGCAGAACCACTTATCTTTTTCGGTTTTATTAAAGTAGTTGGTTACCAAGGATCGGTACTTCCTGCATTTGTCACAGGTATTTTAGGTTCAAAAATTGAAATCTTTTTAAGAAAAAAAATTCCAGATTCCTTAGACTTAATTCTTACTCCTTTTCTAACTTTATTAATAGGATTGATCTTAGCACTATTTATTATTGGACCAATCTTCCATGAGGTAGAACTAGGTGTTTTACATGCAGTTGAATTTCTATTAAATTTACCATTCGGAATTGGTGGACTGATTTATGGTAGCTTTGGACAATTGTTAGGTATTTTTGGTATTCATCATATCTTAAACTTTCTCGAAATTAGTATGTTAGGGCAAGATGGTTGGAACTATTTGAATCCTATTGGAACTTGTGGAAATATAGCTCAAGCTGGGGCCGTTTTAGCTGTTGCGATTAAATCAACCTCACCAAAAATGAAGCAAATTGCTTTTCCGTCTGCTTTTTCAGCAGCATTGGGAATCACTGAACCAGCTGTTTTTGGAGTTACGCTACGTTTAGTAAAGCCATTTTTAATGGCAATGATTGGTGGCGGAGTTGGTGGTTTTCTAGCTTCTATTTTTAATTTACGTGCAACAGGTATGGCATTAACCGGTATACCAGGAACATTGCTCTATCTTAATGAGCAATTACCATTATATATTTTGGTAAATATAGTAGCCTTTGCGGTATCATTTGGGTTGACTTGGACATTTGGCTATAAGAAAGAACAAGAATTATAA
- a CDS encoding M20 family metallo-hydrolase → MSQKTIFNLKENLLETYNVSLDYHGVSGKRLAERLGALSKIGLTEQNGSYRTGFSFEEKEAKELVMKWMKEAGLSVHQDGAGNVFGRLEGKRPGVPAVLSGSHVDSVQNGGHFDGPLGVLSALEVAEAWRETGFTPEKPFEVVIFSDEEGSRFHGGLNGSEAFMGSGDLDEKIKKKDINGESFEKVLQDVGLSLESYSNAKRDLDDIETFIEIHIEQGKRLEKEELPCGIVTGIAGPQWLEYTFQGEAGHAGNTPMNDRKDALLAASEFIIKLNQIPQQINDTAVATVGKLHVEPNGVNVIPGKVTLYVDIRDIYEESRDTLVNRIIQLGEEIGVSHKLSVTYKETLKSPPVPISEDQQELLEEAMKVNGIRPYRLPSGAGHDAMVLGAQIPIVMLFVKSRDGISHNPTEWSDLNDCIQTIHVLKTYIEKLQY, encoded by the coding sequence ATGAGCCAAAAAACAATTTTTAATTTAAAAGAAAATTTACTTGAAACATATAACGTTTCACTTGATTATCATGGTGTCTCCGGTAAGCGATTAGCCGAACGGTTAGGAGCTTTATCAAAAATCGGATTAACAGAACAGAATGGGTCTTATCGTACTGGTTTTTCTTTTGAAGAAAAAGAAGCAAAAGAACTGGTCATGAAATGGATGAAAGAAGCCGGACTTTCTGTACATCAAGATGGAGCAGGCAACGTATTTGGTCGGCTGGAAGGCAAACGCCCAGGTGTACCTGCCGTATTAAGCGGTTCTCATGTCGACAGTGTCCAAAATGGTGGACACTTCGATGGTCCATTGGGAGTATTATCTGCTTTAGAAGTTGCAGAAGCTTGGAGAGAGACAGGTTTTACACCAGAAAAACCTTTTGAAGTCGTTATTTTTTCTGATGAAGAAGGATCGAGATTCCATGGTGGCTTGAATGGAAGTGAAGCTTTTATGGGATCAGGCGACTTAGACGAGAAGATAAAGAAGAAAGACATAAATGGGGAAAGTTTTGAAAAAGTATTGCAAGATGTGGGGTTAAGTCTAGAAAGTTACTCTAATGCCAAACGGGATTTGGATGATATCGAAACCTTTATTGAAATACATATCGAGCAAGGAAAACGTTTAGAAAAAGAAGAACTTCCTTGTGGAATTGTGACAGGAATTGCCGGACCTCAATGGTTGGAATACACCTTTCAAGGAGAAGCGGGTCATGCAGGAAATACACCGATGAATGACCGGAAAGATGCCTTACTTGCTGCCAGTGAGTTTATAATCAAACTCAATCAAATTCCACAGCAAATTAATGATACCGCTGTAGCCACAGTAGGAAAACTTCATGTAGAACCTAATGGAGTTAATGTCATCCCTGGTAAAGTTACCTTGTATGTCGATATTAGAGATATCTATGAAGAATCAAGAGATACCTTAGTCAATCGCATTATTCAACTTGGAGAAGAAATTGGAGTATCACACAAATTGTCTGTTACGTATAAAGAAACCTTAAAGAGCCCACCTGTGCCAATTTCTGAAGACCAGCAAGAGCTACTTGAAGAGGCTATGAAAGTAAACGGCATCCGACCTTATCGTTTGCCAAGCGGAGCAGGACACGATGCAATGGTTCTCGGAGCACAAATACCCATAGTCATGCTGTTTGTTAAGAGTAGAGATGGCATCAGCCATAACCCGACAGAATGGTCCGACTTAAACGACTGCATCCAGACTATACACGTACTAAAAACCTATATAGAAAAATTGCAGTACTAA
- a CDS encoding ParA family protein produces MAKVITYGNFKGGTGKTTNSAMMAYMLSKLGYKTLLADLDPQANATSLYLHTKQRITNNIVTFDKTLMSAIADEDLSDIIIEIKDNLYLLPSFADFTSFPLFLEKKFPNSQLKRVTFLKGLIEKIKDDYDFILIDVPPTLSTYTDSALLASDYTIIVLQTQERSLVGAEAYVGYLQELVDNYDANFDILGVLPVLLKNNSKVDEATLATAKEKFGEENLFKNLVKNMERLKRYDIVGIVDSDLDNKYDIHDKRVMALYKKVTEEMLSRLKEFDS; encoded by the coding sequence ATGGCTAAAGTAATAACATATGGTAATTTTAAAGGTGGAACAGGAAAGACCACAAATAGTGCAATGATGGCTTACATGTTATCTAAATTGGGGTACAAGACATTGTTGGCTGATTTAGATCCTCAAGCAAATGCAACATCTTTGTATTTACATACTAAACAAAGAATTACAAATAATATCGTTACTTTTGATAAGACCTTAATGTCTGCTATAGCTGATGAGGATTTGTCTGATATCATCATCGAAATAAAAGACAATTTATATTTGCTTCCTAGCTTCGCTGACTTTACGTCTTTTCCTTTATTTTTAGAAAAGAAATTTCCCAATAGTCAGTTAAAACGAGTTACTTTTCTAAAAGGACTAATTGAAAAAATTAAAGATGATTATGATTTCATTTTGATAGACGTCCCACCTACATTAAGCACCTATACAGATTCAGCATTATTAGCATCTGATTATACAATTATTGTATTACAAACCCAAGAACGTTCTCTAGTAGGGGCAGAAGCTTATGTAGGATATCTACAAGAGTTAGTTGACAACTACGATGCAAATTTCGATATTCTAGGTGTTCTACCGGTATTATTGAAAAATAATTCTAAGGTAGATGAAGCCACGCTTGCTACTGCAAAAGAAAAATTTGGAGAAGAAAATCTCTTTAAAAATTTAGTGAAAAATATGGAACGATTGAAACGTTATGACATTGTAGGCATAGTTGATTCCGATTTAGACAATAAATATGATATACATGATAAAAGAGTAATGGCACTTTATAAAAAAGTTACCGAAGAAATGCTCAGTCGCTTAAAAGAGTTTGATTCTTAA
- a CDS encoding helix-turn-helix transcriptional regulator gives MNVINHIRDIRQKKGITQMKMAEDLQVTRQTINAIEKNKYNPSLELALKLIAYFDMPIDEIFILEEDNK, from the coding sequence ATGAATGTGATTAACCATATACGAGATATCCGTCAAAAGAAAGGAATAACTCAAATGAAAATGGCTGAGGATCTACAAGTTACTCGGCAAACTATAAATGCAATTGAAAAGAATAAGTATAATCCTAGTTTAGAGTTAGCACTAAAATTAATAGCATATTTTGATATGCCAATCGATGAAATATTTATTTTAGAGGAGGATAATAAATGA
- a CDS encoding helix-turn-helix transcriptional regulator — protein sequence METSTVSSYISRRRAKDKSFEEAFVGESERLEVAVALKTLRETEGLTQRQLAEKVEKPQSTIARIENGNMNVTFKTMNDIAKAFDKVIEVKFV from the coding sequence ATGGAGACAAGTACAGTAAGTAGCTATATTTCTCGTCGACGTGCAAAAGACAAGAGTTTTGAAGAAGCCTTTGTGGGTGAAAGTGAACGCTTAGAAGTCGCTGTTGCTTTAAAAACGTTGAGAGAAACCGAAGGATTGACGCAACGACAATTGGCCGAAAAAGTTGAAAAACCCCAATCTACGATTGCACGTATTGAAAACGGAAATATGAATGTGACGTTTAAGACGATGAATGACATCGCTAAAGCATTTGATAAAGTTATCGAAGTTAAATTTGTATAG
- a CDS encoding Fic family protein — translation MNKFFKSITSDYFEDILVRLAHHSAGIEGNTISLPATVSIIVNGTLPISSGATVREFYEIENHKQAFDHMINHLINEETLSTTIIKEIHADLTDRLQYDKGQFKKNENMILGAEFQTSSPSETLLFVSQLIDNLNYRLSISKDREAKLMAILDTHIQFERIHPFSDGNGRTGRMMMNYSLLQEGFPPLIIEKDTKAQYVEILATQDVDSFLTFAKSILDKETKRMIAFQNMDQEKIKEIEE, via the coding sequence ATGAATAAATTTTTCAAATCCATAACTAGCGACTACTTTGAAGATATTTTAGTACGATTAGCTCATCATTCGGCAGGGATTGAAGGAAATACGATTTCTTTACCTGCTACCGTTTCTATCATTGTAAATGGTACTTTACCAATTAGTTCCGGCGCTACAGTTAGAGAATTTTATGAGATTGAGAACCACAAGCAAGCTTTTGATCATATGATAAATCATTTAATAAATGAAGAGACCCTTTCTACCACAATTATTAAAGAGATACACGCTGATTTAACAGATCGATTACAATACGATAAAGGTCAATTTAAAAAGAATGAAAATATGATTTTAGGTGCTGAATTTCAAACATCTTCACCATCAGAAACACTTTTGTTCGTTTCTCAATTAATTGATAATTTAAATTATCGTTTAAGTATATCTAAAGATAGGGAAGCTAAGTTAATGGCTATTTTGGATACTCATATTCAGTTTGAACGGATTCATCCATTCTCAGATGGGAATGGCCGAACTGGTCGGATGATGATGAACTATTCTTTATTACAGGAGGGATTTCCTCCATTAATTATTGAAAAGGATACAAAAGCACAGTATGTTGAAATTTTAGCAACTCAAGATGTAGATTCTTTTTTAACTTTTGCTAAATCAATCCTAGATAAAGAAACTAAACGAATGATAGCATTTCAAAATATGGATCAAGAAAAAATCAAAGAAATTGAAGAATAA
- a CDS encoding DUF6442 family protein — MKKEKILNSYRNEKKDEGNDHINNMSDEKGFFAMAMLIMLITIYKIYMNLPFGDTGAIPLSFLSFHSFNRYKQTKEKDTLVYGIVTGFIGIAFLVWYVIETI; from the coding sequence ATGAAAAAAGAAAAGATATTAAACAGTTACCGAAATGAAAAAAAAGATGAAGGCAACGACCATATCAATAATATGAGTGATGAGAAAGGTTTCTTTGCTATGGCTATGTTAATCATGCTTATAACTATCTATAAAATATATATGAATTTGCCGTTTGGAGATACTGGTGCAATCCCATTATCTTTTTTATCTTTTCATAGCTTTAATCGTTATAAGCAAACGAAAGAAAAAGATACCTTGGTATATGGTATTGTTACTGGTTTTATTGGAATTGCGTTCTTAGTTTGGTATGTGATCGAAACAATATGA
- a CDS encoding type 1 glutamine amidotransferase has product MNIHIIQHVSFEKPGRIMDWIQENNHTVEMIKVFNREPFPKAEEVSFLIVLGGPMSANDTEHWIQDERHLIKEVVDSGKPMIGICLGAQQLAKAYGSDIISTPKEVGWHSVTSLTQIFHPSKEYTVLHWHGEGFKKPCNATLLYSTEKWENQGFRLFNAIGLQFHFEATKETVKEIVEADSQFLSQSVFSVTKGETIDFPVPDENKDILFSILNTLEREVK; this is encoded by the coding sequence ATGAATATACATATTATTCAACATGTTTCATTTGAAAAACCTGGTCGAATTATGGACTGGATACAAGAGAATAATCATACAGTCGAAATGATTAAAGTATTTAACAGAGAGCCTTTTCCCAAAGCGGAAGAAGTGTCTTTTTTAATTGTTTTAGGTGGACCGATGAGTGCGAATGATACAGAACATTGGATACAAGATGAACGACATTTGATAAAAGAAGTCGTCGATAGTGGGAAACCGATGATAGGAATTTGTTTAGGTGCACAACAATTAGCTAAAGCTTATGGAAGTGACATTATTTCTACTCCTAAAGAAGTTGGTTGGCACTCGGTGACCTCTTTAACGCAAATCTTTCATCCGAGTAAAGAATATACTGTCCTTCATTGGCATGGTGAAGGATTTAAAAAACCTTGCAATGCTACGCTTTTATATTCTACTGAAAAGTGGGAAAACCAAGGGTTTCGCCTGTTCAATGCGATAGGATTACAATTTCATTTTGAAGCGACCAAAGAAACTGTGAAAGAGATTGTAGAAGCTGATTCACAGTTTCTTAGTCAGTCAGTTTTCTCTGTGACAAAAGGAGAAACAATAGATTTTCCCGTCCCTGATGAGAATAAAGACATTCTATTTTCGATCCTAAATACATTGGAACGTGAAGTGAAATAA
- a CDS encoding DUF6557 family protein: protein MILKEVVTNYLFNDEIIQTIANYWKKHYYQEEEVTVGNIEKKLVQLREELDRADTTDAVSRGGYTFTAKWIEDAFTDEIVMDIFCTFNEDGKHYSVDYLSFKEMLHYNVIFPLDIPKIDFLSELLWEITFEGFTEESKTESRRELENRIQESDEVQKSMADVKAFIVFFKEECSTDKRISIIDHFQPLTDSVIEDWSDIFDETEDESSEVSFWSNVAVQKQDEQLLEEFLQVFKEEYDSFVDQKSQKKL from the coding sequence ATGATCTTAAAAGAGGTTGTAACAAACTATTTATTTAACGATGAAATAATACAGACTATCGCTAACTACTGGAAGAAACACTATTACCAAGAGGAAGAGGTTACTGTTGGTAATATCGAAAAAAAGTTAGTTCAGTTGAGAGAAGAATTGGATAGAGCAGACACAACGGATGCTGTTTCTAGGGGTGGATATACTTTTACCGCTAAATGGATTGAAGATGCTTTTACAGACGAAATAGTGATGGATATTTTTTGTACCTTTAATGAAGATGGAAAGCACTACTCAGTTGATTATCTTTCTTTTAAAGAGATGCTCCATTATAACGTTATATTTCCATTGGATATACCTAAAATCGATTTTTTAAGCGAATTACTATGGGAGATTACTTTCGAGGGGTTTACTGAGGAAAGTAAGACTGAAAGTCGCAGGGAGTTAGAAAATAGAATTCAAGAATCTGATGAAGTTCAAAAATCAATGGCTGATGTTAAAGCGTTCATTGTCTTTTTTAAAGAAGAATGTTCAACTGATAAACGCATATCAATAATTGACCACTTCCAACCACTGACGGATTCTGTTATTGAAGACTGGTCAGACATTTTTGATGAAACCGAGGATGAATCAAGTGAAGTATCTTTTTGGTCAAATGTAGCTGTGCAAAAGCAAGATGAACAGCTATTAGAAGAATTTCTTCAAGTTTTCAAAGAGGAATATGACTCTTTTGTTGATCAGAAGTCACAAAAGAAATTATAA
- a CDS encoding type II toxin-antitoxin system RelE/ParE family toxin yields the protein MKAFFSSLMSEKYGMSEAARNQWVKKLETNLYELRSKVSSNIQRVFYFHVVDNRYVITHVFTKKTDKTPENEKKRAREIRKKFMEE from the coding sequence ATCAAGGCGTTTTTTTCGTCGTTGATGTCGGAAAAATATGGCATGTCCGAAGCAGCAAGAAATCAATGGGTCAAAAAACTAGAAACGAATCTTTATGAGCTTCGCTCAAAAGTAAGTTCAAATATCCAACGGGTATTTTATTTTCATGTGGTTGATAACCGGTATGTTATTACGCATGTTTTTACGAAAAAAACCGATAAAACACCCGAAAATGAGAAGAAACGTGCACGAGAGATCCGAAAAAAATTTATGGAGGAATAA
- a CDS encoding helix-turn-helix transcriptional regulator, translating into MAKNLRLKAARAKNDLSQQQLADAVNVTRQTISAIERGDYNPTINLCREICKKLDLTLNDLFWEE; encoded by the coding sequence ATGGCTAAGAATTTAAGATTAAAGGCAGCACGAGCAAAGAATGATCTATCTCAACAGCAATTGGCAGATGCTGTCAATGTTACTCGACAGACCATCAGCGCTATTGAAAGAGGAGATTACAATCCGACAATCAATTTGTGTAGAGAGATTTGTAAAAAATTGGATTTAACTTTAAACGATTTATTTTGGGAGGAATAA
- a CDS encoding helix-turn-helix transcriptional regulator: MSKQDKNYSEETDLVLKNHLKDTRRELGLSQQQLADMIGVSRNTIGSIERCVFVPTAKLALILCIALDKKFEELFYFD, encoded by the coding sequence ATGAGTAAACAAGATAAAAATTATTCAGAAGAGACAGATTTAGTACTGAAAAATCATTTAAAGGACACCCGTAGAGAATTAGGGCTTTCTCAACAACAACTCGCAGATATGATCGGTGTTTCTAGAAATACGATTGGTTCAATAGAGAGATGTGTGTTTGTTCCTACAGCAAAATTAGCATTGATATTATGTATCGCTTTAGATAAAAAATTTGAAGAGTTGTTCTACTTTGATTAA